The Amycolatopsis methanolica 239 nucleotide sequence CGGTCAGTTCCGTGACCACGTCCGCGGGCGCGACGCCCTGGTAGGTGACGGTGCCGATGGCGGCGAACCAGCCTGCCACCGTCTCCGCCCCGACGACCGGGCGCAGGGCCTGGCGGACCTTACCGCCGCCGTCGGTCCACAGCGTGACGTCCGGGGACAGCAGTTCCAACAGGGTGTTGACGTCGCCGCCGGTCGCGGCGGCGAGGAACCGCTCGGTGACCGCGCGCTGCTTCGCGCGGTCGGCCGGGAACCGCGGGCGGCGGGCGCGCACGTGCTCGCGCGCCCGGCGCGCGGCCTGCCGCACCGCCGCTTCCGAACGGTCGACCGCCTCGGCGATCTCGGCGTGGCTGAACCCGAACACGTCCTTGAGCACGAACACCGCGCGTTCGAGCGGGCTCAACGTCTCCAGCACCACCAGCATCGCCGTGGACACCGAGTCCGCGCCGGCGACCGCGTCCGCGCTGTCACCGGTGGTGAGGATCGGCTCCGGCAGCCAAGGCCCGACGTAGGTCTCCCGCTGGTGCCGGGCCGAGCGCAGGCGTTCCAGCGCCACGTAGGCCTTCGGGTCGGCGACCTGGGAGCGGTCCGCGGCGGACCACTTGATCCACGCGTCCTGCACGACGTCCTCGGCGTCGGCGGCGCTGCCGAGGACCCGGTAGGCCACGGCGAACAGCAGGTTGCGGTGCTGGTGGAACGCCTCGGTCATCGCCTGACCCGGGTGAAGCGGCCGCCGCGGGGCCAGAACGCGCCCGAGGCGGGCATCTACTTCATGCGCAGGTACGTCGGCCAGGGCGAGGCGGTCACCGCTTCTTTGTACCGGGCGGCCAGCCTGCCGGTCAGGCAGATCCGCCGCGGGCTGTCGTCGGGGTGGGTGAACTGCACGACCGCGTCGTGGCGGCCCAGGCTGACCGGGGTGTGGTAGTAGCCGAAGCGGAACGGCTTGGGCTCCTTGCCCGCCAGGGCGCGGACGATCGACACCGCGGCGTGCACGCCGGTCGGCATCCCGCTCTGGCAGGTGCCGTGCAGGACCCCGTAGCCCTGGCTGATGGCGGCCGCGTCACCGACCGCGTGGACGTTCGGGTGCGAGACCGACCGCAGGGTCGCGTCAGCGATCACGCGGCCGCGGTCGTCGACGGCCAGCCCGGCGGCGGCCGCGAGCGGCGCGGCGCGGGTCCCGCTGGTCCACAGGACGACGTCGGCGGGGATCGTCTCGCCGCCGGCCAGTTCGACGGCGTCCGGGAGCACCTTGGTCACCTCCACCCCGGCGCGCACCTCGACACCCAGCCGCTCGAGCGCGGCCTGGAGGTGGGCCGGGCCTTGCGGTTCATCGCCGCGCCCGGCTCGCCCTGGCCCAGCAGGACGCCCCGCAGCCGCGGGTGCTGCTCGGCGATCTCCGCGGCCGACTCGACACCGGTGAGCCCGTTGCCCGCGACCACGACCGTGCCCTGCTCCAGGCGCGCCAGCCGGCCGGCCAGCACTTCGGCATCCTCCGGGCTGTTCAGGGTCTGCGCATGCTCCTCGACGCCCGGCACGGTGACGGTGTCGGCCACGCCGCCGAGGGCGTACACCAGCGTGTCGTAGTGCAGCACCCGGTCGTCGTCGACGCGCACGGTCCTGGTGTCCGGGTCGAGCGCGGTGACCCAGCCCCGCACGAACCGCGCGCCCGTGCCGTCCAGGAGTTCCGGGATGCTCAGCTCGGCGACCTGCTGCCCGGTTGCGGTCAGGTGCAGCCGCAGCCGCTCGGTGAACGTCTCGTGCGCGTTCACCAGGGTCACCTCGACGTCGTCGCGTCCCTTGGTGCGTGCCGCGAGCTGGATCGCCGCGGCCGTGCCCGCGTACCCCGCGCCCAGCACCAGAACCTTGTGGGTGGTCATCGTTGTCGCCTCCTCATCGGCTGTTGACGACCACGAGATGGAAGGTGCCGGTCCGTTCGTGACATGGCGCGGTGTGACGCGCGGCACCTACGTGGCGCGGGCCCGGTGTTCGGCGACGTGGACGCGGGTCGCGCAGCGGGTGGAGCAGAACCGGCGGCGGCCGTTGCGGGAGGTGTCGACGAAGACGAATTCGCAGCCCTCGCGGGCGCAGGCGCCGATCCGCCCGGCGTCCTCGCACAGCAGGTGGGCCAGGCCGCCCGCGGTGAAGGCCCGGATCCGGCGGGTCAGGGTGTCGTCTTCGCCGGCGTAGTGCAGGTGCGCGGGCAGGCCGTCATGGCGGGAGATGAACGGACGGCACGCGGTTTCCGCGAGCAGCTCGTTGACCAGGTCGATCCGCCGGTCCGCATCGGGTTCGGCGAACACCGCGCGGATCCGGCCTCCCCACGCCCGCGCCTGAGCCGCTTCGGCTTCGGTGAGCCGGGTCAGCGACATGCCCACCTCGCGCATCATCCGCAGCAGCTCGGCCGCGGTGGCGCCGGGCATGTTGACCAGCCCCGCCGCGACCTGCGCGGCCGGCCCTCCGTAAGGGTTGAAGTGCACTGACCCATTACAGCACGCTGGGGTCATGACCGACGAACGTTGCCCCCGCTGCCAGTGGCCGCTGTCCGAACTCGTCCGCGCCGGATCGAGCCATCCGGTGTCGGCAGGCCGCCTGGACTATCGCCGATGCGTGTGCGGGACCTGGCTGCTCCTCGTCAACGGCACTCTCGCGGGCGCCACGCGGGAGCCTAGGATCGGCGCATGACGCGTGCGCTTGTGCTCGGTGGCGGCGGGGTGGCCGGAATCGCGTGGCAAACCGGTCTGTTGCACGGTTTGTCGGAGTCCGGAGTGGACGTTCTCGGCGCGGACCGGTTCATCGGCACCTCCGCGGGATCGACGGTGGCGGCGCAGATCACCAACGGCACCGCGCTGGCGGAGTTGTTCCAGCGACAGGTGGATCCGGCGCTGCAGTCACCGGAGATCCCGGCCGACGTCGACGCCGAGACGATCGCGGAGATGTTCGGCGCGGCGGTGAGCGGCGCGACCAACGCGGAGGACGCGCGGCGGCGGATCGGCGAGCTGGCCCTGGCGGCGCGAACCGTGCCGGAGGCCGACCGGCTGAAGGTGATCGAGGCGCGCCTGCCGGTCCACGAGTGGCCCGCGGCGGCGCTGCACATCGTCGCGGTGGACGCGGCGACCGGCGGCGACCGGGTGTTCACCGCGGAGTCCGGGGTGTCCCTGGTGGACGCGGTCGCGGCCAGCTGCGCGGTGCCGGGCACCTGGCCACCGGTCACGATCGACGGCCGTCGCTACATCGACGGCGGGGTGCGCTCGATGGAGAACGCCGACCTCGCCGCCGGCTGCGACCGGGTGCTCGTGCTGCGGGTGACCGAGGTGCCCGGCAGCACCGACCTGGACGACCAGGCGGCGGCGCTGCGGCGAGACGGCGCGGCGGTGCTGGTGGTCGCACCGGACGCGGCGGCGGCCGAGGCGATCGGGCCGAACCTGCTGGACCCGACGGTCCGCGAAGCAGCCGCGCGCGCCGGGTTCGACCAGGCCGCGCGGGCGGTCGCCGAAGTCACGGCCGTCTGGGGCTAGGGCGTGTCTGGCGAGGTCTTTGTCCAGGTGATGACCTCGTGGATGAGGATGGC carries:
- a CDS encoding FAD-dependent oxidoreductase, which translates into the protein MTTHKVLVLGAGYAGTAAAIQLAARTKGRDDVEVTLVNAHETFTERLRLHLTATGQQVAELSIPELLDGTGARFVRGWVTALDPDTRTVRVDDDRVLHYDTLVYALGGVADTVTVPGVEEHAQTLNSPEDAEVLAGRLARLEQGTVVVAGNGLTGVESAAEIAEQHPRLRGVLLGQGEPGAAMNRKARPTSRPRSSGWVSRCAPGWR
- the sigJ gene encoding RNA polymerase sigma factor SigJ, giving the protein MTEAFHQHRNLLFAVAYRVLGSAADAEDVVQDAWIKWSAADRSQVADPKAYVALERLRSARHQRETYVGPWLPEPILTTGDSADAVAGADSVSTAMLVVLETLSPLERAVFVLKDVFGFSHAEIAEAVDRSEAAVRQAARRAREHVRARRPRFPADRAKQRAVTERFLAAATGGDVNTLLELLSPDVTLWTDGGGKVRQALRPVVGAETVAGWFAAIGTVTYQGVAPADVVTELTEINGGPGLVFRGPDRVLATVTFDFDAEGRIATLHNVANPDKLGAVAGGTVHGLGPAGTVA
- a CDS encoding CGNR zinc finger domain-containing protein, which codes for MHFNPYGGPAAQVAAGLVNMPGATAAELLRMMREVGMSLTRLTEAEAAQARAWGGRIRAVFAEPDADRRIDLVNELLAETACRPFISRHDGLPAHLHYAGEDDTLTRRIRAFTAGGLAHLLCEDAGRIGACAREGCEFVFVDTSRNGRRRFCSTRCATRVHVAEHRARAT
- a CDS encoding patatin-like phospholipase family protein gives rise to the protein MTRALVLGGGGVAGIAWQTGLLHGLSESGVDVLGADRFIGTSAGSTVAAQITNGTALAELFQRQVDPALQSPEIPADVDAETIAEMFGAAVSGATNAEDARRRIGELALAARTVPEADRLKVIEARLPVHEWPAAALHIVAVDAATGGDRVFTAESGVSLVDAVAASCAVPGTWPPVTIDGRRYIDGGVRSMENADLAAGCDRVLVLRVTEVPGSTDLDDQAAALRRDGAAVLVVAPDAAAAEAIGPNLLDPTVREAAARAGFDQAARAVAEVTAVWG
- a CDS encoding FAD-dependent oxidoreductase, encoding MTKVLPDAVELAGGETIPADVVLWTSGTRAAPLAAAAGLAVDDRGRVIADATLRSVSHPNVHAVGDAAAISQGYGVLHGTCQSGMPTGVHAAVSIVRALAGKEPKPFRFGYYHTPVSLGRHDAVVQFTHPDDSPRRICLTGRLAARYKEAVTASPWPTYLRMK